The window aataaaaaggatatatattgataaaaaaaaaagaagctgtctcttcagagcaCCCTTAATCTCATTATTCCTGAGGCTGTAAATGAGGGGGTTCAACATGGGGATCACCACCATGTAGAATACAGACAACACCTTGTTCTGGTCTGTGGAGTAGCTGGACTTGGGCATCACATAGATGAAGGTGATGGTCCCATAGAACAGAGTGACTGCAGTGAGGTGGGAGGTGCAGGTGGAGAAGGCCTTCTGACGGCCCTCAGTGGAACGCATCTTCAGGATGGTAATGAGGATGTAGGTATAAGAGACAGCTATGACAACCACTGTTATCGAAACCACGGATCCAGCAGAAAATGTATCAAGAACTATGAGGATACTGTCATAAGAACAGGAGAGTTCAACTAATGCAGCAAAATCACAGAAAAGGTGATTGATTTTGCTTggtccacagaaaacaaaagaaagaaaggaaggggcaaAGGAGGAAGAATTAAGGAAACCGCCTATGTAAGATCCTACAACCAACTGAATGCAGACTTGTCTGGACATTTTGGTTGAATAAAGCAGTGGATTGCAAATTGCTACAAAGCGATCATAAGCCATGGCAGCCAGAAGGAAACATTCAATTGCCCCCAAAAAAGCAGCTGAGCTAAACTGTATAAAACATCCAAGATATGAGATGGTACTTTGATTTGCCAGGAAGTTGACAAGCATATTGGGTGTGACAGAAGATGAGTAGCCTATGTCAGTAGAAGCCAATtggctgagaaaaaaatacatgggGTGATGGAGCTGGGAGGAGACTCTGATGAGAAGGATGGTGCTGAGGTTCCCAGACACGGT of the Chionomys nivalis chromosome 8, mChiNiv1.1, whole genome shotgun sequence genome contains:
- the LOC130879579 gene encoding olfactory receptor 502-like — protein: MYFFLSQLASTDIGYSSSVTPNMLVNFLANQSTISYLGCFIQFSSAAFLGAIECFLLAAMAYDRFVAICNPLLYSTKMSRQVCIQLVVGSYIGGFLNSSSFAPSFLSFVFCGPSKINHLFCDFAALVELSCSYDSILIVLDTFSAGSVVSITVVVIAVSYTYILITILKMRSTEGRQKAFSTCTSHLTAVTLFYGTITFIYVMPKSSYSTDQNKVLSVFYMVVIPMLNPLIYSLRNNEIKGALKRQLLFFLSIYIL